CAGGACCTGAACGAGACCCAGGCCGCCCGGACGCGTAACAAAATGATTGGATTCATCTTTCAGTCGTTTAACCTTATCTCCTTCAAGAATGCAATGGAGAATGTAGCCTTACCGCTATACTATAAAGGTGTTTCACGGCGCAAACGGAACCAGATGGCCATGGAGTACCTGGATAAACTGGGGTTGAAACCATGGGCCCATCACATGCCCAATGAGCTTTCGGGAGGACAGCGTCAGCGTGTTGCCATCGCCCGTGCACTGATTTCCAAACCACGGATCATTCTGGCAGATGAGCCCACTGGTGCGCTCGACACCCAAACTTCCTACGAAGTGATGGAACATTTGAAGCAGATCAATGAGGAGGGAATTACCGTCATTATCGTTACCCACGAGTATGATATTGCCGCCATGACCCAGAAAATCATCCGACTGAAAGACGGCGTGATTGAAGAGATCATTAAAAACGGCGATTTGAAGTCCTTCCAGGCACAATATAACCGGAACATTAATAAATCAGAGCATCATGTTTGATATCGATGTTTGGCAAGAAATATTCAGCACCATTCGCAAGAATAAGCTCCGTACTTTTCTCACCGGTTTCTCGGTAGCGTGGGGTATTTTCATGTTAATGATATTGCTCGGATCGGGAAACGGGTTGCAGAATGGCGTTAAACAGGAGTTTGCCAGCAACGCCGTCAACGCGATGTGGATCTGGACAGGTGAAACCAGTATGCCGTATAAAGGGATGAAAACCGGGCGTCCTATCCGCTTTAACAACCGGGACTATACCTTCCTGAAGAACAAAGTAAATGGACTCGACGAAGTTTCGTCCCGCTTCTATCTGCCAGGTGATACGAATTATGCCTACGGGAACGAATACGGCTCATTCACCACCGTTACCTGCCATCCTGCACTCCAGGACGTAGAAAATATTAAACTGAATAAAGGTCGCTTCATCAACCACAAGGATATTACCGACTTCCGGAAATCGATTGTCATCGGAAAAGATATAGCCAAGGCGCTATTCAAAGAAGAAGATCCCATCGGAAAATACATCAAGGTCAACGATGTTCCATTCAAAGTGGTTGGTGTTTGTCACGATCCGGATAACCGCAATGACCGTACAGCCTACATGCCGGTTTCTACTGCTCAGCGCATTTTCAACGGAGGTAACCGGGTACACAGTTTTGCCGTTACCACGAAAATGGTCACCTCGGAAAAACAAGCTGAAGCGATTACCTCGGAAGTTCGCGAAGCACTGGCACAGCGTCACAAATTCAATCCCGACGATAAACGTGCGATGGGTGCCTTCAACATGTTGACAGAATACCTGCGTACCATGAAGATTTTCCAGGGAATCAAAATATTCGTTTGGGTAATCGGTATCGGGACCTTGATTGCCGGAATTGTGGGTGTCAGCAACATCATGCTCATCCTCGTGAAAGAACGAACCCGCGAAATTGGTGTCCGTAAAGCGCTGGGGGCATCTCCCCGCTCTGTCATCGGTCTTATCCTGATGGAGTCCATCCTGATTACCACCGTAGCCGGATATATTGGATTAACCATGGGAGTCGGCATTATGGAGGTGGTGAATTACGGACTCGAACAGGCTTTTGCCTCGGGCGGAGGTGACGGAATCTTTTTCCGCAATCCAACAGTAGACTTTGGTACTGCCATTACAGCCACTTTGATCCTGATTCTTTCAGGAGCCATTGCCGGATACATTCCAGCTAAAAAGGCGGCCAGTGTAAAACCCATTGAAGCCCTTCGTGATGAATAAGCTAGAAGGACTATTCAGAATCAAGAAATCAATAACCTGCATAAAATCCTGATCATGTTTGACATTGAACGCTGGAACGAAATATGGAACGCCCTGACGAAGAACAAACTCAGGAGCTTTCTCACCGCCTTTGGGGTTTTCTGGGGAATCTTCATGCTGATTGTCATGACCGGGGCCGGAAACGGATTGAAACACGGCATTTACGACGGTGTATCCAAGTTTGCTGTTAACTCCGCTTTCATGTGGACACAGCGAACCGGCGAGCCTTACAAAGGCTTCAAACGCGGCCGTTTCTGGAATATGAACTCAACCGATGTCACCTATATCGAAGATCACGTTCAAGGCATTAAATACCTGGCACCAAAACTCTTTGGATGGCGGGAACGCAGTGGCGATAACACGGTTCGCGACAATCGTACCGGTGCCTTCAGTATCGTGGGCGATTACCCGGTTTATACGAAAATTGACCCGGTTACCATGGTAAAAGGACGATGGATAAACGAGATTGATATACTTGACAAGCGAAAAGTGTGTGTGATTGGTGAAAAAGTAGAGGAAAGTATGTTCGATAAAAACGAGAACCCTATCGGGAAGTATCTCAAAGTGTCGGGCGTATATTTCCAGGTCATCGGGGTACTGAAACCCGAAACCCGCGTCAACTTTAACGGACGGAAGGAAGAGACCATCTTCCTTCCATTCACCACCATGCAACAAGCATACAATTACGGCAACGAAGTTCACCTGATTGCTGTCACATCGAAAAAGGGTGTTTCCGTTAGTAGCCTGGAAGATCAAATTACAAGCATCATCAAGAAGCGGCACTACATCGCCCCGAATGATGACCAGGCGCTCAGAAGCGTGAACATCGAGAAGCAATTCAAACAGATGAACGGCCTTTTCCTCGGCATCAGCATTCTGACCTGGATTGTGGGTATCGGGACCTTAATGGCCGGCGTAATTGGTGTAAGTAACATCATGTTGGTAATCGTGAAAGAACGTACCCGTGAAATTGGAATACAGCGTGCCTTGGGCGCAACACCCAAAACCATCATTTCCCAAATTGTACTCGAAAGTGTGGTTCTGACCACCCTGGCCGGATACATCGGACTGTCATTGGGCGTCGGGCTCCTGGAGCTTATCAGCAACGTTTTGGCGAAAATGAATAGCAGTGGCGACGGCATGTTCTATAAAGATCCAACTGTCGATCTTCCGGTAGCACTTGCTGCATTAGCCGTTTTGATTCTGGCAGGATTGTTTGCCGGCTCTATTCCGGCCAAGCGGGCTCTGCAGATCAAACCCATCGACGCTTTACGCGACGAGTAATCAACGCATGAAGAGATAAATAATATCAAGTAGAATAAACCACAAAATCTGCCTAAAATGAAAAAGTTTTTCAAAATCTTCGGATTCGTTTTACTGGGGGCTATATTCCTCGGAACACTGGGTTTCCTGTACCAAAAATCGCAGGCAAAACCGGAAGTATTTAAAGATGAAACCCCACTGATTACCAACATCATTCAGAAGACGGTGGCTACCGGTTCGGTAGTTCCGCGAAAAGAGGTGGAAGTAAAACCACAGGTATCAGGAATTATCCAGAAACTCTATGTACAAGCCGGTGATAAAGTGAAAGAAGGCGATATTCTGGCGAAGGTGAAAATCATTCCCGATATGGTGAACCTGAATGCCGCTGAAGCCCGCGTTGCCAAGTCTAAAATCAGCATGGAAGATGCGCAACTTGACTACGATCGCGTTTCGAAACTATTTAAGAAGCAAGTGGTTTCCCGTGAAGATTACCAGAAGTCGAAAATTGCTTACGAAGGAGCTAAAGCTGAAGTGGAAGCTGCCGAAAATAACCTCGACTTGATTCGCAAAGGGGTAACCAAGAGCTCGGAAAAAACCACCAACACATTGATTCGCGCCACCATCACGGGTATGGTGCTCGACGTGCCTGTGAAAGTGGGAAATTCGGTTATCCAGTCGAACACGTTCAACGACGGAACCACCATTGCCACGCTGGCCGATATGAATGACATGATTTTCGACGGGAAAGTTGATGAGACCGAAGTTGGAAAAATTAGGGAAGGCATGCCCATCGAAATGACCATCGGTGCTATCGAGAATGAGAAATTTGATGCGACGTTGGAATATATTTCACCGAAAGGGGAAGAAGAAAACGGAGCCATTCAGTTTGAAATTAAGGCGAAGGTCAACCTGAAGAAGGACCAGTTCATCCGTGCCGGATACAGTGCCAATGCCGATATTGTACTCGCCCGTCGCGACAGCGTACTGGCTGTTCCGGAAGGTTTGCTGCAATTTGATAACGACTCGGCTTACGTAGAAGTAGAGACTCAGCCGCAACAATACGAAAAACGCTATGTGAAAACCGGTCTGTCCGATGGTATCAACATCGAAATCAAGGACGGAATTACCAAGGATGACCACCTGAAAGGTGCCAAAGTAGAGCCGGGATCGCAGAATAGTTAAAAATAATTTCCCCGAAAGGGGCAACACCCAAAACGATTGAGTAAATTAGCATAACGTCGAAATAAAAAAATATAATCCATGAGTCGACTAATCTATGCCATCGCATTTTTAATACTGGTAAGCATTAGCAACATCTTGAAAGCACAGGATACACAGGACACACCTGATGCCTGGTCGCTGAAAGAGTGCATTGATTATGCCATTCAAAACAATATCCAGGTTAAACAAAGCGAGTTGAGCACACAATACCAGGAAAATTTATTGCGCAAAGCCAAAACCGACCGTTTTCCGAACCTGAGTGCCCAGGCTTCGCAAAACGAGAACTACGGTCGTTCGTTGACCTATAACAACACGTACGAGAATATCAACTCCTCGGAAAGTGATTTGAATCTGAATACAAATGTTCCGGTTTTTCAGGGGTTTCAGATCAACAACAACATCAAAAAGAGTCAGTTTGATCTGAAGGCTTCGATGGAAGATTTACAAAAGGCGAAGGATGACATTACCATGAATATCGCCTCTGCCTATCTTGAAATTCTCTTCTCGCAGGAATTGGTTAAAATTTCGCAGGACCAGCTGGATGTTACCAAACAGCAGATTCGGCAAACCCAGGAAAAGGTTGATGCCGGTAGTCTGGCCAAAGGAAGTCTCCTCGACATTCAGGCGCAAGCAGCCAAAGAGGAACTGACACTGGTAGACAACCAGAATCAGCTAAAACTGAACTATCTGCAACTGGCACAGCTGCTGGAGCTGGACTCTTACAAAAACTTTAAGATCCAGAAACCTGAACTGCCCGAAATTAAAGCCGAAGCTTCCCTAATCTCAGCAACTGAGATTTACAAGAGAGCCCTGGCATTGTGGCCGGACGTTAAATCGTCAGAATACAAACTGCAGAGCTCGCAATATCAACTGAAGGCTGCCAAAGGAGCTAATTATCCGACCATCACGGCGTATGGCTTTTATTATAACTCGTACAACAATAAATACACCGATTTGAACGGCGATAAGATTCCATTCAGTGATCAGCTGAGCAACAACCAGCGAAAAGGTTTTGGTCTCCAGATGAACATACCGATTTTCAACCGTCTGCAAAACAAGACCAATATCGATAATGCGAAAATTGATGTCCTCAGCAAACAACTCGATGTAGAAAACTCCAAGAAAGTCCTCCGAAAGGACATCGAAACGGCTGAAACCAATGCCATTGCAGCACTGAACCGTTACACATCGAACCAGAAAGCTGTTGCTGCCATGCAGGAAGCTTTCCGTTATTCGGAAGAGAAATACAATGTTGGTTTGGTGAACGCATTGGAGTACAACCAGGCAAAGAACAATTTGGCCAAAGCACAATCGGATTTGCTGCAAGCCAAGTACGAGTTCATTTTCCGCACCAAAATCCTCGACTTTTACCGCGGACTTCCCATTGAATTGTAATCCGAAAGATTTTGTGAAAACTTTATTCCATATAAAAAGCCGCCTGAGCAATCGGGCGGCTTTCTTTTTATCTTACCAGGAAAAATCGTTATTTCACTTCCTCTAGTTTCAGAACGACACTCGTTCGCTGTGCGTTCACATCTGGATTAAATCCGATTTGCATCAGGAAATCGCCGCTAAAAACCTGATTGGCTTTCAACGTCGATTTCGTACCCGGATAAAGATTGATTTCCTCGATCCGGTATTTCTTCGATGCATCCAACCCTTTGAAGCGAATGGGCAACTTGCTCCCTTTTCCAAACCGGTTATTCACCAGGTAACTGAAAACTACCCCCGAAGATTTTGTCTTATCGACATACATCACCGATGCTACATCGTTGGTAAACGGATCGGACAACCGGTATTGTTCGCCGTGCCAGACAATGTTCTTAAATGAGTCATACGTTTTCACAGCTTCGCGGCAAAACTGCAGGTCCTTATCACTCAAGTGGCTGATATCAATATCAAATCCCAGTTTGCCCATCATGGCTACATCGGTACGGAACTTCAACGGCTGTTTCCCCCAGGCCGTTACATGATTGCTGGTAGCAATGGCCGGATAGAAATAGGAATATTCCCACTGAATAAAGATACGTTCGAGCGGATCGGTATTATCGCTGGGCCAGAATTCGGTGAAGTATTTCAGTGCACCATAATCGACACGGCCACCACCTCCCGAGCATAACATCATCGGGATGTGCGGATATTTCTTCCGGATACGGTCCAATACTTTATACAGTCCCCGCACATAGTCGATGTACAAATGCGACTGATTTCCCAGGTAGGATGAGTGCGCGTTATAAATAACCGAATTGCAATCCCACTTAAAATAGGCCAGTCCCGGGTTTTTGGTCAATAAGTTGTCCACAATATGATACACGAAATCCTGCACTTTCGGATTGCTCATATCCAGTACCAGCTGGTTCCGGAAGTAATATTCGGGCCGATCGGGCTGTTTGATGATCCAGTCGGGATGCTGGTGGTACAATTCACTTTTCGGATTCACCATTTCAGGCTCAATCCAAATACCGAACTTCACACTGTCTTTGGTCGCCTCTTTTACCAACGAGAAAACACCATCGGGCAGTTTCTTTTTGTTGGCCTGCCAGTCGCCCAGGCCAGCATGATCGCTGTTCCTCGGATATTTATTTCCAAACCAGCCATCATCAAGCAAAAACAAGTCGACGCCCAACTTCCGGGTATCCTTAATTAACGCCTTCAGTTTACTTTCATTGAAATCGAAAAACGTCGATTCCCAGTTATTGAGCAACGTCAATCGGGAACCTTCGCCATCCATAATCTGGTATTTGCGGGCCCAGTCCTGCAATTGCCGACTGGCCTCTCCTTTTCCTTTACTGGAAAGCACCGTGATAAAAGGCGGCGTTTTAAATTCTTCTCCGGGTTTGAGCGAATAGGTCGATGCGTAGTTGTTCATTCCTGCAATGATGCGCAGGTTGTTCTGTGGGTCAACTTCCAGATCGAAGCGGAAATTTCCGCTCCACTCCAGTGCACCATATAGTACCTCTCCTTCATCCTCGGTGGAAGGTTGGTTAAGCGAAATCATGAAAACTGGTGGCTGAAACAGAGCCGCGCGAGTGCCCAACTTGGTGTCCAGCGTTTTGATACCGTGCGTCAGTTTTGATACTTCGGGCTGCATCTCTTTGGCCCAATCGCCATGAAACTGCCTTAGCCAGTAGCTTTTCCCCTTCAAACAAAGATTGGCAGATGCAAACTTCCGCAACTGCACATTTCCTTTCTCGTGGTGTTTTATTACGCTCCATTGCTCGATAACATCTTCTTTATAGTAGGATTTGTAATAAAGAGTCACTTCAAAATCGTACACCGGATCTTTGAGTTCCACACTCAGCAACGAAACATCATCATTCAATTGCTTTACCTGATGACCAACATATTTCAGCGCCAGGGAATTGTTCCCGTCGGAATGCGTAACCGTGATGGCTGGTTCCAGCAAATTGCGCGTTCCCGAAGGCGTATAAGCGGCGTCGTACATGCCGGTGTAGTCCTGTGCTTGTCGGTACTCCCCGGGAATTTGAGCATATTCGCCAGGTGAGGAAAGTTTCTTTCCGTAGTAAATCATATTTACATTTTTCCCCGGGGTCACCTGAAATACCAGGGCATTATGTGCCGTTACCACGGGAATTGTTTGCGCTTCGACCTGAAAAATCAGGAATGGCAAAAACAGAAAAGCCGCAAATAATCCGGCCCTTCGAAGAATTCTTGTTCGTCGCTTCATGTATCAGTTATTTTTATTCTTAGGTTGAATCAAAACGTATGATATACAATATGTCCAAATTTAAACATAATCGGTAGGTTGGGAAAAGAAACTTCTTCAGCGAAAGCACATTTTTCTTTTAAAGATGCTATAACAGCCCTACTTCTCTTTATTATTCTATTTCAAAGAAACATAAAAATTAGTTTACGTCATCCGCGTTAGCTTTTCGGTTGAAGCCAAATAATTGTAACTTTAAAGAACTTACTTTCGTTCTCAGGCAAACCATGTAGTCAATTAACACCGTAACCCGTATGAAGAAGAAAAAAAGGAATTTTCGTCTGCTAATTATCCTGGCTTTTGCACTTATTATTCTGCTTATCATCGGTAAAAAAGCCGGCTGGTTTGGAAAAGATTTTGCTACGCGGGTAGCCGTCGAAAAAGCAGAGAAGAAAGATATCACCGAGCTCATTACGGCAAACGGAAAGATTGAGCCGCAAACCGAGGTAAAAATCAGTCCGGAAGTTCCCGGTGAAATTATCGAACTTCCCGTAAAGGAAGGCGACGAAGTAAAAGAAGGCGACCTGTTGGCCGTTATCAAGCCCGATATTTACATTTCCAACCTCAACCGGTCGCGTGCCAGCTTAAACACGCAAAAAGCCCGTTTAGCACAGGCTGAAGCCCAACTCACCGAAAAGAAACTGGCCTTCGACCGCTCGAAACAACTTTTCAAACGGCAAACCATTTCGCAGGCCGATTACCAATCGGCGGAAGCTGCCTATAAAGTCGCTGTTTCGGAAGTTGAAGCCGCTCGTTTCCTGGTAAAAAGTGCCGAATCGAGTGTGCAGGAATCGGAAGAAAACCTGACGAAAACCAAAATCTATGCTCCCATTTCGGGAACGATTTCCAAACTCAACGTCGAAAAAGGGGAGCGCGTTGTAGGAACCAACCAGTTTGCCGGTACCGAGCTGATGACGGTTGCCAACCTTAACAGCATGGAGGTAAAGGTTGAAGTCAATGAGAACGACATTGTGAAAGTGCAGTTAGGTGATACCGCATTGGTAGAAATTGACGCCTATGTGAACCGGAAGTTCAAGGGAATTGTGACGGAAATTGCCAGTTCGGCTAATATATCCGGTACCTCAACCGACCAGGTCACCAATTTCGATGTGAAGATTTTATTGCTGCAAAGTTCGTATGATGATTTGCTGAAGAAACAATCGGAGCGCTATCCTTTCCTACCGGGAATGTCTGCAACCGTCGATATCCGGACTAATACCCGGAACGGCGTGATTACCGTCCCTATCCAGGCCGTTACCACACGTAGCGAAACCGGAGAAGCCAAAGCCGAAACCGCAGGTCTTCAGCAGGTCAATGATGAGGAAACAAGCGACAACGGGAATGAACAACCCAAACCGGAAGCGAAGCAACATGAGATTGTTTTCGTGTACAATGATGGCGTGGTTCGTGAAAAGCAGGTCAAAACCGGCATCCAGGACAACGTCAACATCGAAATAGAGGATGGGCTGAAAGGTGGTGAAGAGGTTGTTACCGCTCCCTACGGACTGATTTCGCGTACCCTGAAAGACTCCATGGCCGTCGAAGTCGTTCCAATTGACGAGTTGTATAAGACGAAGAAATAGCCCCCAGAATTGACATGTTTGAACCTGCCGGGAACTTTTCAGGGTGCCCCGTTTGAAAAAGTATGTCCCCAGAACATGTTTTAGGGTGTGCCGCAAAAAAAAGTATGTATCCACAACATATTTTGACTTGTCCCCCTTCAAAAAGTATGTATCCACAACATGTTTTAGGGTGTCCCATTTGGGAAAGTATGTAGCCACAACATGTTTTGACCACCGCTCCGAGGAAAAATATGTATGCTCAGCATATTTGGGACAGTGCTCCGGAGTCTTCATTGGCAGATTGCCGTGGTCGTCGCACTCTTCTGTTTCGCTGTAACGGTGATACCAGACACTTTTGACTAAAAACAAAACCGAAGCTAAGTTCGAGGGGCTATCACAAGAATAGAATCTGTTTAGTCAATTGTGCCAGTAAATAACAGAATCATCAGTTATCATCTGTAGCCCGTGTTCCATCCCGTAATAATGGCATATCCCGGGTCCCTGATATAGGTGTAAATACTTTTCAGGAAAACAGCCAATGTCAATAACCGATATTTTCCAGAGACAATCATCCAATGTAAAATAATTCTTACGAATCGTAATAAAATGTATCAAAATAACGTTAATACCTTACACATAATTTACTTTTAGATATAATCTAAATTCAAGTAACAACTATTTGAATTTTTCCCGGACAAATTCACATCCTTTTGTCACATACAAAAAGTCGAGTTCAGAATTGAGTAAATACCCTTTACCCGATTCAGAAACATGCTACCGGGGAAGGACCTATGTCGCCGTTGACAACCTATCAGATAATAACCCGTTTAAACCAACTAGTTCAGGCTTTTCAAATTTTTCACACTTAAGTACTAAAGAAAGATGAAAAAAAGATTCTTGCTTATTTCTGTTTTGTTCCTTCTCGTTCATTCGGCCATTGCCCAAAATAAGATGATTTCGGGGGTTGTACTGGAGAAAGGAACAAACGAGCCATTACCCGGCGTAACCATTTTAGAAAAGGGAACTGCTCACGGAACAGTTACCAACAACGACGGAAAATTTACACTTTCGATAGCTCCGGGAACCACACTCGTCATCTCCTTTGTTGGAATGAAACCACAGGAAATCAGCACTGACGGTTCCGATTCATTTAAGATTTTCATGGAACCATCGACTGAAAAGATTGATGATGTGGTAGTCACCGCGTTGGGGATTAAACGTGAAAAGAAAGCGCTGGGCTATTCGGTGCAGGATGTAAAGGGTGACGAAATCGCCGAAACCAACCCGGTCAATGTTGTCTCTGCATTATCGGGGAAAATTGCCGGCGCAGAGGTAGTCACATCGTCCGGTCAGCTGGGCGCTTCTTCCACCATCAAAATCAGGGGCAACAAATCGTTTACGGGTTCTGCCGAGCCACTTTTTGTGGTCGATGGCACCCCCATCATGAATTCCATCAGTTCATCCATGTCATCGACAACCTACACCGACTTTGGGAATGCCGCCATGGATATCGACCCGTCGAATATCGCCAGTATTTCGGTGCTGAAAGGAGCCAGCGCTGCTGCCCTGTACGGAAGCCGTGCAGCCAATGGCGTAATTCTTATTACAACCAAAAAAGGGATGAAACACAAGGGGATTGGTGTAGAACTGAATTCATCGTCGTCCATTTCCAATGTATACATTCTCCCCAACTACCAGAATGAATACGGACAAGGACGAAACGGGAGTGAATACGAATGGAAAACCAATTATCCGGACCTGAGTTACCAGGCATTTCACGATTTACGTGAGTTTCGCTGGAGCCTTACGGGCAACGGGTACCGAATGGACTGGGACGAAAGCTGGGGATCGCGGCTCGATGCCGGCCTGATGGTCGCGCAGATGGACTCGCCGCTTGACTCCAACGGTAACCCGATTCCGACCCCCTGGGTGTCACATCCCGATAACGTAAAAAACTTTTTTAACACGGGTGTCACCTGGGACAATTCGGTTGCCCTCTATTCCGGCAATGACATTGCTTCAGGACGCCTCACTCTCTCGCATGTAAAACAAACCGGAACCGTTCCGAACACCGACCAGGAAAAAACCAGTGTCGGGTTTAACAGCAAGGTAAAGCTATCGGATAAACTGTCGTTCGAAACGAATGTCAATTATACCGAGCTTAATAACGGAAACATTCCTCAGCAAGGCAACAGCATGCGTAACCCGCTGGTTGAACTTAACAGCTGGTTTGGCCGCCAGGTAAACATGAAATACCTGAAGGAACATTACCAGGACATTGTGAATTATAACGGCGAGTTAAAAGCCTTCAACTGGATGATGGCTTACGACGGGCAGCACAACAATCCATACTGGCTCGCCTACAAAAATACCATGTCGAGGAACCGGAAAAGAGCTTACGGTAACGTAGCTGTGACCTATTCCATTCTTCCCGGCGTTGATTTGACCGGCCGTCTGGGTACTGACTTCTTCAACGAACACCGAAAATATAAATACCATCAGTACTCGCGCGACTGGACCGATTTGTACACCAACGCCACCAATGGTACTTTCTGGGAACAATACCGCTTCGAGAGCGAAACCAATGCTGACCTGCTGTTGAAAATCAACAAGCAATTGACGAAAGATTTGAGCTTATTCTCGACCGTTGGAGCCAACTACCGGTTTGTGGATGACCACTACGCCACCACTTCGGGTACCAATCTGGTTGTTCCCGACTTTTTTTCTACCTCCAACATTGAAGGGGAGCCCAATGTAGACTTCACCAAATATTCCAAGAAAACGTACTCAGTTTTTGGCTCGGCCAACCTTGGATACAAATCTGTTCTGTTCCTGGATTTAACCCTGAGGGGCGACTGGAGCTCTACGCTTCCCGAAAAGAACTGGAACTTCTGGTATCCGTCCGCCAATCTCGGCTTCATCTTCACCGATGCACTGAAAATAAAATCGAAAGCCTTATCATACGGAAAGCTCCGGTTAGGTTATGCTCAGGTGGGAAACGATACAGACCCTTACCAGCTGACTTCGACTTTCTCGTCTATTGGAACCTCATTTAACGGTGTGAACCTGTTCAGTCAGTCGTCCGTCATCCCAACTTTCAACCTAAAGCCGGAAGAGACCCGGAGCTATGAAATTGGCGGCGAATTTA
This Prolixibacter sp. NT017 DNA region includes the following protein-coding sequences:
- a CDS encoding ABC transporter ATP-binding protein is translated as MIQINNLHKSYVTGNNSLHVLKGLNLEIEEGEFVSIMGSSGSGKSTLLNILGILDNYDEGAYSLDGHLMQDLNETQAARTRNKMIGFIFQSFNLISFKNAMENVALPLYYKGVSRRKRNQMAMEYLDKLGLKPWAHHMPNELSGGQRQRVAIARALISKPRIILADEPTGALDTQTSYEVMEHLKQINEEGITVIIVTHEYDIAAMTQKIIRLKDGVIEEIIKNGDLKSFQAQYNRNINKSEHHV
- a CDS encoding ABC transporter permease, whose translation is MFDIDVWQEIFSTIRKNKLRTFLTGFSVAWGIFMLMILLGSGNGLQNGVKQEFASNAVNAMWIWTGETSMPYKGMKTGRPIRFNNRDYTFLKNKVNGLDEVSSRFYLPGDTNYAYGNEYGSFTTVTCHPALQDVENIKLNKGRFINHKDITDFRKSIVIGKDIAKALFKEEDPIGKYIKVNDVPFKVVGVCHDPDNRNDRTAYMPVSTAQRIFNGGNRVHSFAVTTKMVTSEKQAEAITSEVREALAQRHKFNPDDKRAMGAFNMLTEYLRTMKIFQGIKIFVWVIGIGTLIAGIVGVSNIMLILVKERTREIGVRKALGASPRSVIGLILMESILITTVAGYIGLTMGVGIMEVVNYGLEQAFASGGGDGIFFRNPTVDFGTAITATLILILSGAIAGYIPAKKAASVKPIEALRDE
- a CDS encoding ABC transporter permease, whose translation is MFDIERWNEIWNALTKNKLRSFLTAFGVFWGIFMLIVMTGAGNGLKHGIYDGVSKFAVNSAFMWTQRTGEPYKGFKRGRFWNMNSTDVTYIEDHVQGIKYLAPKLFGWRERSGDNTVRDNRTGAFSIVGDYPVYTKIDPVTMVKGRWINEIDILDKRKVCVIGEKVEESMFDKNENPIGKYLKVSGVYFQVIGVLKPETRVNFNGRKEETIFLPFTTMQQAYNYGNEVHLIAVTSKKGVSVSSLEDQITSIIKKRHYIAPNDDQALRSVNIEKQFKQMNGLFLGISILTWIVGIGTLMAGVIGVSNIMLVIVKERTREIGIQRALGATPKTIISQIVLESVVLTTLAGYIGLSLGVGLLELISNVLAKMNSSGDGMFYKDPTVDLPVALAALAVLILAGLFAGSIPAKRALQIKPIDALRDE
- a CDS encoding efflux RND transporter periplasmic adaptor subunit, which produces MKKFFKIFGFVLLGAIFLGTLGFLYQKSQAKPEVFKDETPLITNIIQKTVATGSVVPRKEVEVKPQVSGIIQKLYVQAGDKVKEGDILAKVKIIPDMVNLNAAEARVAKSKISMEDAQLDYDRVSKLFKKQVVSREDYQKSKIAYEGAKAEVEAAENNLDLIRKGVTKSSEKTTNTLIRATITGMVLDVPVKVGNSVIQSNTFNDGTTIATLADMNDMIFDGKVDETEVGKIREGMPIEMTIGAIENEKFDATLEYISPKGEEENGAIQFEIKAKVNLKKDQFIRAGYSANADIVLARRDSVLAVPEGLLQFDNDSAYVEVETQPQQYEKRYVKTGLSDGINIEIKDGITKDDHLKGAKVEPGSQNS
- a CDS encoding TolC family protein — encoded protein: MSRLIYAIAFLILVSISNILKAQDTQDTPDAWSLKECIDYAIQNNIQVKQSELSTQYQENLLRKAKTDRFPNLSAQASQNENYGRSLTYNNTYENINSSESDLNLNTNVPVFQGFQINNNIKKSQFDLKASMEDLQKAKDDITMNIASAYLEILFSQELVKISQDQLDVTKQQIRQTQEKVDAGSLAKGSLLDIQAQAAKEELTLVDNQNQLKLNYLQLAQLLELDSYKNFKIQKPELPEIKAEASLISATEIYKRALALWPDVKSSEYKLQSSQYQLKAAKGANYPTITAYGFYYNSYNNKYTDLNGDKIPFSDQLSNNQRKGFGLQMNIPIFNRLQNKTNIDNAKIDVLSKQLDVENSKKVLRKDIETAETNAIAALNRYTSNQKAVAAMQEAFRYSEEKYNVGLVNALEYNQAKNNLAKAQSDLLQAKYEFIFRTKILDFYRGLPIEL
- a CDS encoding alpha-galactosidase, whose amino-acid sequence is MKRRTRILRRAGLFAAFLFLPFLIFQVEAQTIPVVTAHNALVFQVTPGKNVNMIYYGKKLSSPGEYAQIPGEYRQAQDYTGMYDAAYTPSGTRNLLEPAITVTHSDGNNSLALKYVGHQVKQLNDDVSLLSVELKDPVYDFEVTLYYKSYYKEDVIEQWSVIKHHEKGNVQLRKFASANLCLKGKSYWLRQFHGDWAKEMQPEVSKLTHGIKTLDTKLGTRAALFQPPVFMISLNQPSTEDEGEVLYGALEWSGNFRFDLEVDPQNNLRIIAGMNNYASTYSLKPGEEFKTPPFITVLSSKGKGEASRQLQDWARKYQIMDGEGSRLTLLNNWESTFFDFNESKLKALIKDTRKLGVDLFLLDDGWFGNKYPRNSDHAGLGDWQANKKKLPDGVFSLVKEATKDSVKFGIWIEPEMVNPKSELYHQHPDWIIKQPDRPEYYFRNQLVLDMSNPKVQDFVYHIVDNLLTKNPGLAYFKWDCNSVIYNAHSSYLGNQSHLYIDYVRGLYKVLDRIRKKYPHIPMMLCSGGGGRVDYGALKYFTEFWPSDNTDPLERIFIQWEYSYFYPAIATSNHVTAWGKQPLKFRTDVAMMGKLGFDIDISHLSDKDLQFCREAVKTYDSFKNIVWHGEQYRLSDPFTNDVASVMYVDKTKSSGVVFSYLVNNRFGKGSKLPIRFKGLDASKKYRIEEINLYPGTKSTLKANQVFSGDFLMQIGFNPDVNAQRTSVVLKLEEVK